The following are encoded in a window of Halalkalicoccus subterraneus genomic DNA:
- a CDS encoding ORC1-type DNA replication protein, whose product MVDDPEGGMLSWDESVFRDERVFEIDYLPETFKHRESQLQSLQYALRPAVRGSRPLNALVQGPPGTGKTTAVQKLFGELSGRSGVRTVRVNCQVDSTRYAVFSRLFEGIFEYEPPSSGVSFKKLFGQVADRLVEEDEVLVVALDDVNYLFYENEASDTLYSLLRAHEAHAGARIGVVVISSDLSLDTIEELDSRVQSVFRPEEVYFPVYDAGEIVDILRERVERGFHDGVVSPPVLDRVADFTAESGDLRVGIDLLRRAGLNAEMRASHTITTEDVEGASEQSKYVHLSRSLRGLADSEAALVRVLVDHDGEQAGDVYEAFAVETDLGYTRYSEIVNKLDQLGIVETSYDGMEGRGRSRQLSLAYDPDAILDRLD is encoded by the coding sequence ATGGTCGACGACCCCGAGGGGGGGATGCTCTCGTGGGACGAGTCCGTCTTTCGGGACGAGCGCGTCTTCGAGATCGACTACCTCCCCGAGACGTTCAAGCACCGCGAGAGCCAACTGCAGAGCCTGCAGTACGCCCTCCGTCCCGCCGTACGGGGCTCCCGGCCGCTGAACGCGCTGGTCCAGGGCCCGCCGGGCACCGGCAAGACCACCGCAGTTCAGAAGCTGTTCGGCGAACTTTCGGGTCGCTCGGGTGTTCGCACGGTTCGGGTCAACTGTCAGGTCGATTCGACGCGCTATGCGGTGTTCTCGCGGCTGTTCGAGGGCATCTTCGAGTACGAACCGCCATCAAGCGGCGTCTCCTTTAAGAAGCTGTTTGGCCAGGTCGCAGACCGGCTGGTCGAGGAAGACGAGGTGCTCGTGGTCGCGCTCGACGACGTGAACTACCTCTTCTACGAGAACGAGGCCAGCGACACGCTCTACTCACTGTTGCGTGCCCACGAGGCACACGCCGGCGCACGGATCGGCGTGGTCGTCATTTCCTCGGACCTCTCGCTCGACACCATCGAGGAACTCGACTCCAGGGTTCAAAGCGTCTTTCGCCCCGAGGAGGTCTACTTTCCGGTGTATGACGCCGGCGAGATCGTCGACATCCTCCGCGAGCGCGTCGAGCGTGGCTTTCACGACGGCGTCGTTTCTCCCCCCGTCCTCGACCGGGTCGCCGACTTCACCGCCGAGAGCGGCGACCTTCGGGTCGGGATCGACCTGCTTCGACGGGCAGGGCTGAACGCGGAGATGCGCGCGAGTCACACTATCACGACCGAGGACGTCGAGGGGGCCTCCGAGCAGTCGAAGTACGTCCACCTCTCGCGTAGCCTCCGGGGGCTGGCCGACAGCGAGGCGGCACTCGTGCGCGTGCTGGTCGATCACGACGGCGAGCAGGCCGGCGACGTCTACGAGGCCTTCGCCGTGGAGACCGATCTTGGCTACACCCGCTATTCGGAGATCGTCAACAAACTCGACCAACTGGGGATCGTCGAGACCTCCTATGACGGCATGGAGGGACGGGGTCGCTCCCGGCAGCTCTCGCTCGCGTACGACCCCGATGCGATTCTCGACCGGCTCGACTGA
- a CDS encoding four-helix bundle copper-binding protein, with the protein MALTEIEHLDDEMAECLDNCLDAAQACEWCADACAEEGEGMAECIRLCRDVADLTTLHARFMARDSGYHAELATICADACEECADECEQHDHDHCQLCAETLRECAETCREMAA; encoded by the coding sequence ATGGCGCTCACCGAAATCGAACACCTCGACGACGAGATGGCCGAGTGTCTGGACAACTGCCTCGACGCCGCACAGGCCTGCGAGTGGTGTGCGGACGCCTGTGCCGAGGAGGGCGAAGGAATGGCCGAGTGCATCCGCCTGTGTCGGGACGTCGCGGACCTGACGACGCTACACGCGCGCTTCATGGCGCGCGATTCGGGCTACCACGCCGAGCTGGCGACGATCTGTGCCGACGCCTGCGAGGAGTGTGCCGACGAGTGCGAACAGCACGACCACGACCACTGCCAGCTCTGTGCGGAGACGCTGCGCGAGTGCGCCGAGACCTGCCGCGAGATGGCGGCCTGA